In Mycoplasmopsis fermentans PG18, one genomic interval encodes:
- a CDS encoding aminotransferase class V-fold PLP-dependent enzyme, whose translation MAKVRNAVIFAAGKGTRMTPLTHYVPKPLITVNDESMIERNIKHLQEIGINDITVVVGYMKDQFNLIKEKYNVKLIENDLYDEANNIYSYVVSKNAFGDTLYIEGDLYIEKNIFPEIIKIIENSEDSICFTEKCTKHKSEWVFDTNNKGYVVKHHNEKDAYNQNIWIGILYLNKKLANEAKEKVDAWFNQQGNKQQYFETFLWTLENKMRLEAISSNLIKELDNFQDLINIDHHYANHASTLLFTPGPINNYPEVSEILSESVLHHRSELFKHYMEESTNLIKEFFRTKEALPLFITCSATGAMEAVVVNLISPENKVLLVEAGDFGKRFQIILERLIGANNLDVIHYEDGEAFKVKDIENKLKENKYDAFFCTHHETSTGVLNDIEAISKVVKKYAKDTLFIVDTVSSFIHENVEFDNWGLDVAIATSGKAFCVMPGLSCVVLSKRAQQVVKANKNFKFYFDLSAYINFYEREKSTPYTQASGILLALNAAMKVIKNQTFKNIRNNKLKIYDYIKKELIAIGFKDVVPKKNITIGLLVLNVPEGVDAIKLRNKIEYNHNIYFELGRGNRRSKQVRIGIPNTIDMEKAKKLVKVIKETLKIKID comes from the coding sequence ATGGCAAAAGTTAGAAATGCTGTTATTTTTGCAGCAGGTAAGGGGACTAGAATGACCCCATTAACTCATTATGTTCCTAAACCATTAATAACTGTAAATGATGAATCAATGATTGAAAGAAACATAAAGCATTTACAAGAAATAGGCATTAATGACATCACTGTGGTTGTTGGTTATATGAAAGACCAATTTAATTTAATTAAAGAAAAATATAATGTCAAATTAATTGAAAATGATTTATATGATGAAGCAAACAACATTTATTCTTATGTTGTTTCCAAAAATGCATTTGGAGACACTTTATATATTGAAGGTGATTTGTATATTGAAAAAAATATTTTTCCAGAAATAATTAAAATAATTGAAAACTCTGAAGATTCAATTTGTTTTACTGAAAAATGTACAAAACACAAATCGGAATGAGTTTTTGATACAAATAATAAAGGATATGTAGTTAAACATCACAATGAAAAAGATGCATATAATCAAAATATCTGAATTGGTATTTTATATTTAAATAAAAAATTAGCTAATGAAGCAAAAGAAAAAGTTGATGCATGATTTAATCAACAAGGAAATAAGCAACAATATTTTGAAACATTTTTATGAACTTTAGAAAACAAAATGAGATTGGAAGCAATTTCTTCAAATTTGATTAAAGAACTTGACAATTTTCAAGACTTAATTAATATTGATCATCATTATGCAAACCACGCTTCTACTTTATTATTTACACCAGGTCCTATTAATAATTATCCAGAAGTTTCTGAGATTTTATCTGAGTCAGTGTTGCATCATAGAAGTGAGTTGTTCAAACACTACATGGAAGAATCAACTAATTTAATTAAAGAATTCTTTAGAACTAAAGAAGCACTTCCATTATTTATTACATGTTCAGCAACTGGGGCTATGGAAGCAGTTGTTGTTAACCTTATTAGTCCTGAAAACAAAGTTTTATTGGTTGAAGCAGGTGACTTTGGTAAAAGATTCCAAATAATTTTAGAAAGATTAATTGGAGCTAATAATCTTGATGTTATTCATTATGAAGATGGTGAAGCATTCAAAGTAAAAGATATAGAAAATAAACTTAAAGAAAATAAATATGATGCATTCTTCTGTACTCATCATGAAACATCAACAGGTGTTTTAAATGATATTGAAGCTATTTCAAAAGTAGTTAAAAAATATGCTAAAGATACATTATTTATTGTGGATACAGTTAGTTCATTTATTCATGAAAATGTTGAGTTTGATAATTGAGGTTTAGATGTTGCTATAGCAACAAGCGGAAAAGCATTTTGTGTAATGCCTGGTTTAAGTTGTGTTGTTTTATCTAAAAGAGCTCAACAAGTAGTTAAAGCAAATAAAAACTTTAAATTCTATTTTGATTTATCAGCTTATATTAATTTTTATGAAAGAGAAAAATCAACTCCTTATACTCAAGCTTCAGGTATTTTATTAGCTTTGAATGCTGCAATGAAAGTTATCAAAAACCAAACATTTAAGAATATAAGAAATAATAAACTCAAAATATATGACTACATTAAAAAAGAATTAATTGCTATTGGATTTAAGGATGTAGTTCCTAAAAAGAATATAACTATTGGACTTTTAGTTTTAAATGTTCCAGAAGGTGTTGATGCAATTAAGTTAAGAAATAAAATTGAATATAATCACAATATTTATTTTGAATTAGGTCGTGGAAATAGAAGAAGTAAACAAGTCAGAATTGGAATTCCTAATACTATAGACATGGAAAAAGCTAAAAAACTTGTTAAAGTAATTAAGGAAACTTTAAAGATTAAAATTGATTAA